A region of Myxococcus stipitatus DSM 14675 DNA encodes the following proteins:
- a CDS encoding outer membrane beta-barrel protein: MTSTSIQASVCALALIAASPALANDATEGKRGDVNVFLKGGLGDYTGDLGDLTDTGPAWGLTLNVQPTTFLGFEVGYEGSRNGLDDIRLLGDGPAIVRQGGSALVKLSPPLFTGVRPFVGAGFGLTYVDVRGTGIGGLYDSDTQEELPVAAGLEFNSGALTAGLRATWRLLLDDDFARGAMNGEDVKGGLLDGSVTLGARF, translated from the coding sequence ATGACATCCACGAGCATTCAAGCAAGCGTCTGCGCACTCGCGCTCATCGCCGCCAGTCCGGCGTTGGCGAATGATGCGACGGAAGGCAAGCGCGGAGATGTGAACGTGTTCCTCAAGGGTGGCCTGGGTGATTACACGGGCGACCTGGGAGATCTCACCGACACGGGCCCCGCGTGGGGTCTCACACTCAATGTCCAGCCCACCACATTCCTCGGGTTCGAGGTCGGCTACGAGGGCTCCCGCAACGGCCTCGACGACATCCGGCTCCTGGGGGATGGCCCCGCCATCGTTCGGCAAGGCGGCAGCGCCCTGGTGAAGCTCTCCCCTCCGCTCTTCACGGGGGTGCGCCCCTTCGTGGGCGCGGGCTTCGGGCTCACCTATGTCGACGTCCGAGGCACGGGCATCGGTGGCCTCTACGACTCGGACACGCAGGAGGAGTTGCCCGTGGCCGCGGGCCTGGAGTTCAACAGCGGCGCGCTCACCGCGGGCCTGCGCGCCACCTGGCGCCTGCTCCTGGATGACGACTTCGCCCGAGGCGCGATGAACGGCGAGGACGTCAAGGGCGGCCTGCTGGACGGCTCAGTGACGCTAGGGGCGCGCTTCTAG
- the secF gene encoding protein translocase subunit SecF translates to MQILKNKTNIDFIGKRKPAVFISTLVNLAILVGIATVGFNYGVDFAGGTVVELKFNHSISAADVRERAQKGGLHDVSVQNIGSADENAFLLRMGGVTQLTEENAEKAKKAIEALGSMRNVYADLANGIINFRSATPMAAETIKKAVEDSGTGVQEVRVLGESQAGAGTDYQVVASGMADKVYSALGAGLEKPDFEQRRVDYVGPQVGKQLRNRGIMALLYSMVAILIYVAFRFDFKFGPGALLAMIHDVIMVAGYYLVSRREFGLTAIAALLTIVGYSVNDTIVIYDRIREDMAKFKGKPLAEVINIAINDTLGRTILTSGTTALSLIGLLIFGVGEIFDFAMAMLVGILVGTYSSVYIASPLTIWLDERAAAKEARHRDEMPKPA, encoded by the coding sequence ATGCAGATCCTCAAGAACAAGACGAACATCGACTTCATCGGCAAGCGCAAGCCCGCCGTGTTCATCTCCACGCTCGTGAACCTGGCCATCCTGGTGGGAATCGCGACGGTGGGGTTCAACTACGGCGTGGACTTCGCCGGTGGCACCGTGGTGGAGCTGAAGTTCAATCACTCCATCAGCGCGGCCGACGTGCGCGAGCGCGCCCAGAAGGGTGGCCTGCACGACGTGAGCGTGCAGAACATCGGCAGCGCGGACGAGAACGCGTTCCTCCTGCGCATGGGCGGCGTCACGCAGCTCACCGAGGAGAATGCCGAGAAGGCGAAGAAGGCCATCGAGGCGTTGGGCTCCATGCGCAACGTCTACGCGGACCTGGCCAACGGCATCATCAACTTCCGCTCGGCCACGCCCATGGCGGCGGAGACCATCAAGAAGGCCGTGGAGGACTCCGGCACCGGCGTGCAGGAGGTCCGTGTCCTCGGCGAGAGCCAGGCCGGCGCGGGCACCGACTACCAGGTCGTCGCTAGCGGCATGGCGGACAAGGTGTACTCGGCGCTGGGCGCGGGGCTGGAGAAGCCGGACTTCGAGCAGCGGCGCGTGGACTACGTCGGTCCGCAGGTCGGCAAGCAGCTGCGCAACCGCGGCATCATGGCGCTGCTGTACTCGATGGTGGCCATCCTCATCTACGTGGCGTTCCGGTTCGACTTCAAGTTCGGCCCGGGCGCGCTGCTCGCCATGATTCACGACGTCATCATGGTGGCCGGCTACTACCTGGTGAGCCGCCGGGAGTTCGGCCTGACGGCCATCGCCGCGCTGCTGACCATCGTCGGCTACTCGGTGAACGACACCATCGTCATCTACGACCGCATCCGCGAGGACATGGCCAAGTTCAAGGGCAAGCCGCTGGCGGAGGTCATCAACATCGCCATCAACGACACCCTGGGCCGCACCATCCTCACGTCCGGCACCACGGCGCTGTCGCTCATCGGTCTGCTCATCTTCGGCGTCGGCGAGATCTTCGACTTCGCCATGGCCATGCTGGTGGGCATCCTCGTGGGCACGTACTCCTCCGTGTACATCGCCAGCCCGCTGACCATCTGGCTGGACGAGCGTGCCGCGGCGAAGGAAGCCCGTCACCGCGACGAGATGCCGAAGCCGGCGTAG
- the secD gene encoding protein translocase subunit SecD, with product MDRGWWWKFGMIVAVTLGTIWFLIPSYYSLVVMDRDQRNNLVLLQERLPKWAPPAKYRLNLGLDLQGGIHMVMRVDTKTALQKRTERRGQQIATYVADKKLGEVTAETDPEKLQLTLKAKDPATMDAIEKDVLSTFGDFKRISRSGDTLVLAPDESQVNRFREEAVDQAMLVIRRRIDKWGVAEVDVRKLGTDSIQISLPGRSNPEQAKELVGTTAQLEFRMVDDTNPQFFAQMLQANPAPAGSEITLTDEGGFAQLQSPSREALLAYTKDKVPENRQVVTECIANPMKKNECSSYRTYLLDKAVPLTGESLSGADASVNQMNEPEVNISFDPAGAREFEKLTEAGVGRRMAIVLDDNVHTAPNINEKIGGGRARITMGRMGARTRDEWLGEAQTLALVLKAGALPAPVTVGEIRQVGASLGDELIKKGSLSALVGLGLVVLFMALYYRKAGLIADIALLLNGLLILAGLAFFNATLTLPGIAGFVLTLGIAVDANVLINERIREELSHGKSAKAAVDQGYDRAFWTIFDAHVTALIAGFILFFTGTGPVRGFATTLIVGLLASLFTSIVVTRVIMTYFVHGKNAQTVSV from the coding sequence ATGGACCGCGGCTGGTGGTGGAAGTTTGGAATGATTGTCGCGGTGACGCTGGGGACCATCTGGTTCCTGATTCCGTCGTACTACTCGCTGGTGGTCATGGACCGTGACCAGCGCAACAACCTGGTGCTGCTGCAAGAGCGGCTGCCGAAGTGGGCACCTCCCGCGAAGTACCGCCTCAATCTGGGGCTGGACCTTCAGGGTGGTATCCACATGGTGATGCGCGTGGACACGAAGACGGCGCTCCAGAAGCGGACCGAGCGCCGCGGCCAGCAGATCGCCACGTACGTCGCCGACAAGAAGCTCGGCGAGGTCACGGCGGAGACGGATCCAGAGAAGCTCCAGCTCACCTTGAAGGCGAAGGACCCGGCGACCATGGACGCCATCGAGAAGGACGTCCTGAGCACCTTCGGGGACTTCAAGCGGATCAGCCGCTCCGGCGACACGCTGGTGCTGGCCCCCGACGAGAGCCAGGTGAATCGCTTCCGTGAGGAAGCGGTGGACCAGGCGATGCTCGTCATCCGCCGCCGCATCGACAAGTGGGGCGTGGCCGAAGTGGACGTGCGCAAGCTCGGCACCGACTCCATCCAGATTTCGCTGCCCGGTCGCAGCAACCCGGAGCAGGCCAAGGAGCTGGTGGGCACCACCGCCCAGCTCGAGTTCCGGATGGTGGACGACACCAACCCGCAGTTCTTCGCGCAGATGCTCCAGGCGAACCCGGCCCCCGCGGGCAGCGAGATCACGCTGACGGACGAGGGTGGATTCGCGCAGCTGCAGAGCCCGTCGCGTGAGGCGCTGCTCGCGTACACCAAGGACAAGGTTCCGGAGAACCGCCAGGTCGTCACCGAGTGCATCGCCAACCCGATGAAGAAGAACGAGTGCTCCTCCTACCGCACGTACCTCCTGGACAAGGCGGTTCCGCTGACGGGTGAGAGCCTGTCGGGCGCGGACGCGTCCGTGAACCAGATGAACGAGCCGGAGGTGAACATCTCCTTCGACCCGGCCGGCGCTCGCGAGTTCGAGAAGCTGACCGAGGCGGGCGTGGGCCGTCGCATGGCCATCGTGCTGGACGACAACGTCCACACCGCTCCCAACATCAACGAGAAGATTGGCGGCGGTCGGGCCCGCATCACCATGGGCCGCATGGGTGCTCGCACCCGTGACGAGTGGCTGGGCGAGGCGCAGACGCTGGCGCTGGTGCTCAAGGCGGGCGCGCTGCCCGCGCCGGTGACGGTGGGCGAGATTCGTCAGGTGGGCGCGAGCCTGGGTGACGAGCTCATCAAGAAGGGCAGCCTGTCGGCGCTGGTGGGCCTGGGCCTGGTCGTCCTCTTCATGGCGCTCTACTACCGCAAGGCGGGCCTCATCGCGGACATCGCGCTGCTGTTGAACGGTCTGCTCATCCTGGCGGGGTTGGCGTTCTTCAACGCCACGCTCACGCTGCCTGGCATCGCGGGGTTCGTGCTGACGCTCGGAATCGCGGTGGATGCGAACGTGCTCATCAACGAGCGCATCCGCGAGGAGCTGAGCCATGGCAAGTCCGCCAAGGCGGCGGTGGACCAGGGTTATGACCGAGCCTTCTGGACCATCTTCGACGCGCACGTGACGGCGCTCATCGCCGGCTTCATCCTGTTCTTCACGGGCACAGGGCCGGTTCGCGGCTTCGCCACCACGCTCATCGTCGGCCTTCTGGCTTCGCTGTTCACGTCCATCGTGGTGACCCGCGTCATCATGACCTACTTCGTCCACGGCAAGAACGCGCAGACGGTGTCGGTCTAA